The Belonocnema kinseyi isolate 2016_QV_RU_SX_M_011 chromosome 10, B_treatae_v1, whole genome shotgun sequence genome has a window encoding:
- the LOC117181048 gene encoding uncharacterized protein LOC117181048 has product MHGRIQLSSYTLRQAFWIIGGRTLVKSLIRRCVSCVRERAVTDQQLMGSLLDFKTTCRPFTHTGVDYADPFSVRFAPGRGQKRYKGYVALFICCVTHAIHLEFVSDIYSDNGTTFQGADCELRHNVSQIRRDVDLMDLFSVEGTTWHFIPSAAPNFGGLWEAGVKSLKHHFQRCVGSHTLTFEEFTTSLARIGSCLNSRLIGPLLDDPDDFSYLTPGHFLIGAPMTGAPEPSVELVPENRLTRWQIVQRIAEMFWRRWNVEYLHSLQHRYKWNQELPNIKVGDMVLIKHDALPPSKWTLGRIIISSPVSNSSPMRPCRGRTPPSVEPSPERLFSSARRSAERPSSPARRSIERPSSSDSPLILARHAVQNDQTRRAPDNGSKSSADHPRVQGTENDLDGNTTTIRLTAHVK; this is encoded by the exons ATGCATGGTAGGATACAGCTCTCTTCATATACTCTTCGCCAAGCGTTTTGGATAATCGGGGGCCGAACTCTGGTTAAGAGTTTAATTCGTCGTTGTGTCTCGTGTGTACGTGAACGAGCTGTCACAGACCAACAACTTATGGGCAGCTTGCTTGATTTTAAGACAACTTGTAGGCCATTCACTCATACTGGGGTTGATTACGCTGATCCCTTTTCTGTGCGATTTGCTCCAGGTAGAGGTCAGAAAAGATATAAAGGCTATGTTGCGCTATTTATATGTTGTGTGACTCATGCAATTCACTTAGAATTTGTGTCAGATATATACAGCGACAATGGCACTACTTTTCAAGGTGCCGATTGCGAATTGAGACACAATGTTTCTCAAATTCGAAGGGATGTTGATTTAATGGATCTTTTCTCAGTGGAAGGTACGACCTGGCATTTTATTCCATCCGCAGCACCTAATTTTGGTGGACTCTGGGAAGCAGGCGTTAAAAGTCTTAAGCATCATTTTCAAAGATGTGTCGGTTCACATACCTTAACTTTTGAGGAATTTACTACGTCTCTAGCTAGAATAGGTTCATGCCTGAACTCGCGTCTAATAGGCCCTCTTTTGGATGACCCTGATGATTTCTCGTATCTGACACCAGGTCATTTCTTGATCGGTGCCCCTATGACTGGTGCTCCTGAACCTTCGGTGGAACTCGTTCCAGAAAATCGCTTGACCAGGTGGCAGATCGTGCAACGCATCGCGGAAATGTTTTGGCGAAGGTGGAATGTAGAATATTTGCATTCTTTACAACATCGCTATAAATGGAATCAGGAGCTACCCAACATTAAAGTTGGAGATATGGTATTAATTAAACATGATGCTCTTCCGCCTTCGAAGTGGACATTGGGTCGCATCATTAT ATCTTCTCCTGTGAGTAATTCTTCTCCTATGAGGCCTTGTCGAGGGCGAACACCTCCTTCTGTCGAGCCTAGTCCTGAGCGACTTTTCTCTTCTGCCAGGCGTTCTGCTGAGCGGCCTTCTTCTCCTGCCAGACGTTCTATTGAGCGACCTTCTTCTTCTGACAGCCCTCTTATACTTGCCAGGc ATGCggttcaaaacgatcaaacgcgcAGAGCACCCGACAATGGTTCAAAAAGCAGTGCCGATCACCCTAGAGTTCAAGGTACTGAAAATGATTTAGATGGAAACACGACGACGATCCGGCTAACGGCTCACGTTAAGTGA